The Ancylobacter sp. WKF20 genome contains a region encoding:
- a CDS encoding ABC transporter permease: MAGIGRGLAISFILLGLWEVVVRVLAIPAYILPGPLRIATTGWANAAILGHNALITLGEMLLGLVCGSALGIACALAMASSPLARRAMRPVLLVAQALPVFAIAPLLVIWFGFGLASKIVMASLIIFFPVASAFHDGLARTEQGLLDLARLGGAGTFTTLRFIRIPAALPQLASGLRVATAVAPIGAVVGEWVGASAGLGYLMLYSNARMQTDMVFAALAILLAVALILFALVDRALTRLLPWAPETAAP; the protein is encoded by the coding sequence ATGGCCGGTATCGGGCGCGGGCTCGCCATCTCCTTCATTTTGCTCGGCCTCTGGGAGGTCGTGGTGCGGGTGCTGGCGATTCCCGCCTATATCCTGCCGGGGCCCCTGCGCATCGCGACGACCGGCTGGGCGAATGCCGCCATTCTCGGGCACAATGCGCTGATCACGCTGGGCGAGATGCTGCTCGGTCTCGTCTGTGGGTCGGCGCTGGGGATTGCCTGCGCGCTCGCCATGGCAAGCTCCCCGCTCGCCCGGCGCGCCATGCGCCCGGTCCTGCTGGTGGCGCAGGCTCTGCCGGTCTTCGCCATCGCCCCGCTCTTGGTGATCTGGTTCGGCTTCGGCCTTGCCTCGAAGATCGTGATGGCGAGCCTCATCATCTTCTTCCCCGTCGCCTCGGCCTTTCATGACGGGCTCGCGCGCACCGAGCAGGGGCTGCTCGATCTCGCCCGGCTCGGCGGGGCCGGCACCTTCACGACGCTACGCTTCATCCGCATTCCCGCCGCCTTGCCCCAGCTCGCCTCGGGCCTCAGGGTCGCCACCGCCGTCGCGCCGATCGGCGCGGTGGTCGGCGAATGGGTCGGCGCCTCGGCCGGGCTCGGCTATCTCATGCTGTACTCCAACGCGCGGATGCAGACCGACATGGTGTTCGCCGCCCTCGCCATCCTCCTCGCGGTGGCGCTGATCCTGTTCGCGCTGGTCGACCGGGCGCTGACCCGCCTGCTGCCCTGGGCGCCGGAGACCGCGGCTCCCTGA
- a CDS encoding universal stress protein has translation MIKDILVSLRLGSGPDATVDYAVSAATALNAHLTGVAVSYEIDIPPVYTEAFSTDFLEAQRAESKKLADHAVAYFGEASRSVGLTGEVRVIDGTPGGAAEQIGVMSRLYDLTIVGQSDPEKMGAEEVIAEAVMFDSGRPVLLVPCKQQKPFSAKRILVAWDGGRSAARAVAEARPLLAHADLVEAVVVESGRTRKPDSLPGADLARHLARHEKTVELRRLVPGAGESVADVILKEVAARDIDLVVMGGYGHSRLREFVLGGVTRDMLERMPVPLLLAH, from the coding sequence ATGATCAAGGACATTCTCGTCAGTCTTCGTCTGGGTTCGGGGCCGGATGCGACGGTCGACTACGCGGTCTCGGCCGCGACGGCCCTGAACGCTCATCTCACTGGCGTGGCGGTGAGCTATGAGATCGACATTCCCCCGGTCTATACCGAAGCCTTCTCGACCGATTTTCTTGAGGCGCAGCGAGCGGAGAGCAAGAAGCTGGCCGACCATGCCGTCGCCTATTTCGGCGAGGCGTCGCGCTCGGTCGGCCTCACCGGCGAGGTGCGGGTGATCGACGGCACGCCGGGCGGCGCGGCCGAGCAGATCGGCGTCATGTCGCGGCTCTACGACCTCACCATTGTCGGCCAGTCCGACCCGGAGAAGATGGGCGCGGAGGAGGTCATCGCCGAGGCGGTGATGTTCGATTCCGGTCGTCCGGTGCTCTTGGTGCCCTGCAAGCAGCAGAAGCCGTTCTCCGCCAAGCGCATCCTCGTCGCCTGGGATGGCGGGCGCTCGGCGGCGCGCGCGGTGGCGGAAGCCCGCCCGCTGCTCGCCCATGCCGATCTCGTCGAGGCGGTGGTGGTGGAGAGCGGGCGCACCCGCAAGCCGGATTCGCTGCCCGGCGCGGACCTCGCCCGCCATCTCGCCCGCCACGAGAAGACGGTGGAACTGCGCCGCCTCGTGCCCGGCGCCGGCGAGAGCGTGGCCGACGTGATCCTGAAGGAAGTGGCGGCGCGCGACATCGACCTGGTGGTGATGGGCGGCTACGGCCATTCGCGCCTGCGCGAATTCGTCCTCGGCGGCGTCACCCGCGACATGCTGGAGCGCATGCCCGTGCCGCTCTTGCTGGCGCATTGA
- a CDS encoding glycosyltransferase gives MASIMPAEMTTSDARKEKTETLPLSIISRKPISRRLVVQQDSSNGEQVVATPSRLPTVGIVMRTKDRAVLLRRALESVRDQTHADWKLVVVNDGSAPEQVDWLVDRMFAHDPRVLVIHHASSRGMEAASNAGLAQLDTDYAAIHDDDDSWAPEFLATMLTTLQHRQREFPSIRGIACRANRVHETVIGNEIIIERVEPHNSWDFDNIYNGILSIQPMILRNLFPSICFIFDLSVARNIGLFDESLPVLGDWDFNTRFLMHSDIWMCPEFLSFHHHRSSATGSLGNNVLYGAQKHRLYNQLLRNKIIRTTNNHSGTDIANLIMSMEIYETLKLEFGHLIWKSYQIDNSINALKRPHRKPLRSLTRRIESLFKRIVQA, from the coding sequence TTGGCTTCAATCATGCCTGCAGAAATGACGACCAGCGACGCCCGTAAAGAGAAAACAGAAACGCTTCCTCTGTCTATAATTTCGCGCAAGCCGATCTCACGCCGCCTGGTTGTCCAGCAGGATTCCTCTAACGGCGAGCAGGTTGTTGCTACGCCCAGCAGACTGCCTACGGTCGGCATCGTTATGCGCACGAAGGACCGGGCGGTCCTCCTGCGCCGCGCTCTGGAAAGCGTTCGCGACCAAACCCATGCCGACTGGAAGCTTGTCGTCGTCAACGATGGCAGTGCACCTGAACAGGTGGACTGGCTCGTAGACCGGATGTTCGCGCATGATCCACGCGTCCTTGTCATTCATCACGCGTCGTCGCGGGGCATGGAAGCCGCATCCAACGCTGGCCTCGCCCAGCTTGATACCGATTACGCCGCTATCCATGACGATGACGATAGCTGGGCGCCTGAGTTCCTGGCGACCATGCTCACAACCCTACAACATCGCCAGAGAGAATTTCCTTCCATTCGCGGAATAGCGTGCCGAGCCAACCGCGTTCATGAAACCGTTATCGGGAACGAGATTATAATTGAGCGCGTCGAACCTCATAATTCATGGGACTTTGACAATATATACAACGGTATTCTTAGCATTCAGCCGATGATACTAAGAAACTTGTTTCCATCTATATGCTTCATATTTGATCTTTCTGTCGCCCGGAATATTGGACTTTTCGACGAATCCCTGCCTGTTCTGGGCGATTGGGATTTCAATACGCGCTTTCTTATGCACAGCGATATATGGATGTGTCCCGAATTCTTAAGTTTTCATCATCATCGCAGCAGCGCCACAGGCTCACTCGGCAATAATGTTTTATATGGCGCGCAAAAACACCGACTTTATAATCAGTTATTACGTAACAAAATAATCCGCACGACAAACAATCATAGCGGCACAGACATAGCCAACCTCATTATGTCCATGGAAATATATGAAACATTAAAATTGGAATTTGGACACCTGATCTGGAAATCATATCAAATTGACAATTCAATAAATGCTCTAAAGCGACCACATCGCAAACCACTCAGGTCGTTAACTAGGCGTATTGAATCTCTATTCAAACGCATCGTGCAGGCATAA
- a CDS encoding response regulator, with protein MAASAHRVLYIDDDPGMGRLVQKALTRRGYEVELAGDAESGLRRIDEDGIHVVALDHFLPTGTGIDVLAALRGRPGAPPVVYVTASSETTVAVQALKAGAVDYVPKTIEVEFIELLVSAIDQAIETARLRRAKEQAEQEVREARDRAEALLAEVNHRVANSLAMVSAMVRLQSNAIEDKECRAALAETQARILAIAGVHRRLYTSADVRVVAIDEYLHGLIEDIGASMRQAGHTSQLTLATDHLILPTDRAVPIGVMVAELVTNAFKYAYGSDGAGEVRVRLRVDAEAGTAELSVEDDGIGWTGEGKAVGSGLGSRIVRSMAGSINGALEWRPRPRGTCVAVTFPLPEAIPAE; from the coding sequence ATGGCCGCCAGCGCCCACCGTGTGCTCTATATCGACGATGATCCGGGCATGGGGCGTCTGGTGCAGAAGGCGCTGACGCGCCGCGGCTATGAGGTGGAACTCGCGGGCGACGCCGAGAGCGGCCTGCGGCGGATCGACGAGGACGGCATTCATGTCGTCGCGCTCGACCATTTCCTGCCCACCGGCACCGGCATCGACGTGCTGGCGGCGCTGCGCGGCCGGCCCGGCGCGCCGCCCGTGGTCTATGTCACCGCCTCCTCCGAGACGACGGTGGCGGTGCAGGCGCTCAAGGCCGGCGCGGTGGACTATGTGCCGAAGACCATCGAGGTCGAGTTCATCGAGCTGCTGGTCTCCGCCATCGACCAGGCGATCGAGACCGCACGGCTGCGCCGCGCCAAGGAGCAGGCCGAGCAGGAAGTGCGCGAGGCCCGCGACCGCGCCGAGGCGCTACTCGCCGAGGTCAATCACCGCGTCGCCAACAGCCTCGCCATGGTCTCGGCCATGGTGCGCCTGCAATCCAACGCCATCGAGGACAAGGAGTGCCGCGCGGCGCTGGCCGAGACGCAGGCGCGCATCCTCGCCATCGCCGGCGTGCATCGCCGCCTCTACACTTCCGCCGATGTGCGCGTCGTCGCCATCGACGAGTATCTGCACGGGCTGATCGAGGATATCGGCGCCTCCATGCGCCAGGCCGGGCACACCTCGCAGCTCACCCTCGCCACCGATCACCTGATCCTGCCGACCGACCGCGCCGTGCCGATCGGCGTCATGGTCGCCGAGCTGGTCACCAACGCCTTCAAATACGCCTATGGCAGCGACGGCGCCGGCGAGGTGCGGGTGCGCCTGCGGGTCGATGCGGAGGCCGGCACCGCCGAGCTGTCGGTCGAGGATGACGGCATCGGCTGGACCGGCGAGGGCAAGGCGGTGGGCAGCGGCCTCGGCAGCCGCATCGTCCGCTCCATGGCCGGCAGCATCAACGGCGCCCTCGAATGGCGCCCCCGCCCCCGCGGCACCTGCGTCGCCGTCACCTTCCCGCTTCCGGAAGCCATCCCGGCGGAGTGA
- a CDS encoding response regulator: MIEDDEGHARLIEKNIRRAGVNNEILPFTNGTDGLAYLFGPDGSGEVSTKRSLLILLDLNLPDMTGIEILEKVKRNPHTKRTPVVVLTTTDDAREIQRCYDLGANVYITKPVNYESFAHAIRQLGLFFSVMQVPETT, from the coding sequence ATGATCGAGGACGATGAGGGCCATGCGCGCCTCATCGAGAAGAACATCCGCCGCGCCGGCGTCAACAACGAGATCCTGCCCTTCACCAATGGCACGGACGGCCTTGCCTATCTGTTCGGGCCGGACGGCTCGGGCGAGGTGAGCACCAAGCGCTCGCTGCTCATCCTGCTCGACCTCAATTTGCCGGACATGACCGGCATCGAGATCCTGGAAAAGGTGAAGCGCAACCCGCACACCAAGCGCACCCCCGTGGTCGTGCTCACCACCACCGACGACGCGCGCGAGATCCAGCGCTGCTACGATCTCGGGGCCAATGTGTACATCACCAAGCCCGTGAACTATGAGAGCTTCGCCCACGCCATCCGCCAGCTCGGGCTGTTCTTCTCGGTGATGCAGGTTCCCGAGACGACCTGA
- a CDS encoding CHASE3 domain-containing protein translates to MPISRGSFIVSTLLLLLLGLVALAGVVASNVWLVQRTQALVVEVQQMRRLRAATVDFRSLLQDLETGQRGYLLTSDPAYLAPFRAAAQKLPAQMEAFEKAAQVDPVARELAPDLVATAKAKMAELKQTVDLTEAGQLAQAVDIVRSDTGKELMDRARNSLAAIVKEAEDHLLDINAEQASSANALWWVSVGGGLLVLGVTIAGMATIFVYLRQLAQTRREVEELNASLEARVRERTFELGRANEEIQRFAYIVTHDLRAPLVNIMGFTSELEQSVATLQAFVDRHDGDAHTPDLEAVRLAAREDLPEALGFIRSSTRKMDGLINAILKLSREGRRVTKPERIDLPALLDTSAAAIQHQVTEAQGEVTIDARVSSLVADRLSVEQIIGNLLDNAVKYRRRDVPLRIAIRATARPGGLVDIAVEDNGRGIDPGDHERVFELFRRSGQQDQPGEGIGLAHVRTMARNLGGDISLKSTFGQGSVFTLSLPAYPRAVAGSVAA, encoded by the coding sequence ATGCCCATCTCGCGCGGTTCCTTCATCGTCTCGACGCTGCTGCTCCTGCTGCTCGGCCTTGTCGCGCTGGCGGGCGTCGTGGCGAGCAATGTGTGGCTGGTCCAGCGCACGCAGGCGCTGGTGGTCGAAGTCCAGCAGATGCGCCGCCTGCGCGCGGCCACGGTGGATTTCCGGTCGCTGCTGCAGGATCTGGAAACCGGGCAGCGCGGCTATCTGCTCACCAGCGACCCGGCCTATCTCGCCCCGTTCCGCGCCGCGGCGCAGAAGCTTCCCGCGCAGATGGAGGCTTTCGAGAAAGCGGCGCAGGTCGATCCCGTTGCCCGCGAGCTCGCGCCCGATCTCGTCGCCACGGCAAAGGCCAAGATGGCCGAGCTGAAGCAGACGGTGGACCTCACCGAGGCCGGCCAGCTCGCGCAGGCGGTCGACATCGTGCGCAGCGACACCGGCAAGGAGCTGATGGACCGGGCGCGAAACTCCCTCGCGGCGATCGTCAAGGAAGCGGAGGACCACCTGCTCGATATCAACGCCGAACAGGCCTCGAGCGCCAACGCGCTCTGGTGGGTCTCGGTCGGCGGCGGGCTGCTGGTGCTCGGCGTGACCATCGCCGGCATGGCCACCATCTTCGTTTATCTGCGCCAGCTCGCGCAGACCCGGCGCGAGGTGGAGGAACTCAACGCCAGCCTCGAGGCGCGCGTGCGCGAGCGCACCTTCGAACTCGGCCGGGCGAATGAGGAAATCCAGCGCTTCGCCTATATTGTCACGCATGACCTGCGGGCGCCGCTGGTCAACATCATGGGCTTCACCTCGGAGCTGGAGCAGAGCGTGGCGACGCTGCAGGCCTTCGTCGACCGCCATGACGGGGACGCCCACACGCCGGACCTCGAAGCCGTGCGCCTCGCCGCGCGCGAGGATCTGCCCGAGGCGCTCGGCTTCATCCGCTCCTCCACCCGCAAGATGGACGGGCTCATCAACGCCATCCTCAAGCTCTCGCGCGAGGGCCGGCGCGTCACCAAGCCCGAGCGCATCGACCTGCCGGCGCTGCTCGACACCTCGGCGGCCGCCATCCAGCATCAGGTCACGGAAGCGCAGGGCGAGGTGACCATCGACGCGCGCGTCTCCAGCCTCGTCGCCGACCGGCTCTCGGTCGAGCAGATCATCGGCAATCTGCTGGACAATGCGGTGAAGTACCGCCGCCGCGATGTGCCGCTGCGCATCGCCATCCGCGCCACCGCCCGGCCCGGCGGGCTGGTCGATATCGCGGTGGAGGATAATGGCCGCGGCATCGACCCCGGCGACCATGAGCGCGTCTTTGAACTTTTCCGCCGTTCCGGCCAGCAGGACCAGCCGGGCGAGGGCATCGGCCTCGCCCATGTGCGCACCATGGCCCGGAACCTCGGCGGCGATATTTCGCTTAAGTCAACCTTTGGCCAGGGAAGCGTCTTCACCCTGAGCCTGCCCGCCTATCCGCGGGCCGTAGCAGGGAGTGTGGCCGCGTGA
- a CDS encoding choloylglycine hydrolase family protein, with product MLRLAATALSLLAMVNAGLACTAVDIIAADKSVVAGRTMEWAYEMKWTLVSQPKGTTLTLSAPKATGLPDLKVTTKFSVVGVSAGIIPGGALLDGQNAEGLSMSGNFLPGFTQYQTVTPQDTQYQSVLTFGAWALGSFANVADLRAGLATMKVWADASLPSGPTPPTIHFVFVDRSGAGIVVEYVGGEVRIHDNAAHVLTNAPTYDWHLNNLRNYLSLSTVAVAQRPVGNLNVTELGAGGGGIGLPGDYTPPSRFVKAAFLRHYAEQPKDAAGAAQMVGHILNNVDIPVGIAQFKNPDGSLSSDYTQWVVVKDLTNNRLSIANYANRLNYLTIDLNPLFADAKPGAKLVDDLPYPKPLAAPGVLAP from the coding sequence ATGTTGCGCCTTGCGGCTACTGCGCTTTCGCTGCTCGCCATGGTGAATGCGGGCCTCGCCTGCACCGCTGTCGACATCATCGCCGCCGACAAATCGGTGGTGGCCGGTCGGACCATGGAATGGGCCTATGAGATGAAATGGACGCTGGTGAGCCAGCCCAAGGGCACCACGCTCACCCTGTCCGCGCCCAAGGCAACCGGCCTGCCGGACCTGAAGGTGACGACGAAGTTCTCCGTCGTCGGGGTGAGTGCCGGCATCATTCCCGGCGGCGCGCTGCTGGACGGGCAGAACGCCGAGGGCCTCTCGATGAGCGGCAATTTTCTGCCCGGCTTCACCCAGTACCAGACCGTGACGCCGCAGGACACGCAGTACCAGTCCGTGCTGACCTTCGGCGCCTGGGCGCTCGGCAGCTTCGCCAATGTGGCCGATCTGCGCGCCGGGCTGGCGACGATGAAGGTGTGGGCCGATGCCAGCCTGCCGAGCGGGCCGACGCCGCCGACCATCCATTTCGTCTTCGTCGACCGCAGCGGGGCGGGCATCGTCGTCGAATATGTCGGCGGCGAGGTGCGCATCCACGACAACGCCGCCCATGTGCTCACCAACGCGCCGACCTATGACTGGCACCTCAACAATCTGCGCAATTATCTGAGCCTGTCGACGGTGGCGGTGGCGCAGCGCCCTGTCGGCAACCTCAACGTGACCGAACTCGGCGCGGGCGGCGGCGGCATCGGCCTGCCGGGCGACTACACCCCGCCCTCGCGCTTCGTGAAGGCGGCGTTCCTGCGCCATTACGCCGAACAGCCGAAGGACGCGGCCGGCGCGGCGCAGATGGTCGGCCACATCCTCAACAATGTGGACATCCCCGTCGGCATCGCCCAGTTCAAGAATCCGGACGGCTCGCTGAGCTCCGACTACACGCAATGGGTCGTGGTGAAGGATCTCACCAACAACCGGCTGAGCATCGCCAACTACGCCAACCGGCTGAACTACCTGACCATCGACCTCAACCCGCTCTTCGCCGACGCGAAGCCCGGCGCGAAGCTGGTGGACGATCTGCCTTATCCCAAGCCGCTCGCCGCGCCCGGCGTGCTCGCTCCCTGA
- a CDS encoding DUF4089 domain-containing protein — translation MADRDITDEALAALLDGGLAVQALPLEEALRPRVLMHLKTAVAMAALVTDFPLPDEAEPAPVYRP, via the coding sequence ATGGCGGACAGGGACATCACCGACGAGGCTCTGGCGGCGCTGCTGGATGGCGGGCTGGCGGTGCAGGCTCTGCCGCTTGAGGAGGCGCTGCGCCCGCGCGTTCTCATGCACCTCAAGACCGCCGTGGCCATGGCGGCGCTGGTGACGGACTTCCCGCTGCCCGACGAGGCCGAGCCCGCGCCGGTCTACCGGCCATGA
- a CDS encoding AtzE family amidohydrolase, with product MTEVDSDRVIELLGGSALALAAAVRAGEVTARAVVEAALARIAVIDPVLNAFTDVTAARARAEADAIDARRAAGKPLGPLAGVPFAVKNLFDLKGLPTRAGSKINRDRPPAPRDATLVERLTAAGAVCLGGLNMGEYAYDFTGENVHDGISRNPHAIGHMAGGSSGGSGAAVGGKLVPLSLGSDTNGSIRVPASFCGIFGLKPTYGRLSRARSFPFVASLDHLGPFARNVGDLAASYDALLGPDADDPALADMPAEPVLERLDAPGDLKVAVLGGWFARQGSLQTYAAVAAAARALGATRSVELPEVERARAAAYLITMAEGAALHLDRMRTRPGDFDPAVRERLLAGAVLPAAWIARAQILRRWFRERALELFADHDVLIAPASPVPAPKSGQVTFVLDGREMLVRPNIGIYTQPISFIGLPVVAAPIPLNERLPVAVQLIAAPWREDAALKAARVLERAGVAVAPEPAV from the coding sequence ATGACCGAAGTGGATAGCGACCGGGTGATCGAACTTCTGGGCGGCAGCGCCCTGGCTCTCGCCGCCGCCGTGCGGGCCGGCGAGGTGACCGCGCGCGCGGTGGTCGAGGCGGCGCTGGCCCGTATCGCCGTGATCGACCCGGTGCTCAATGCCTTCACCGACGTCACCGCCGCCCGCGCCCGTGCCGAGGCCGACGCGATCGACGCCCGCCGCGCCGCCGGCAAGCCGCTCGGCCCGCTGGCCGGCGTGCCCTTCGCGGTGAAGAACCTGTTCGACCTCAAGGGCCTGCCGACGCGGGCCGGCTCGAAGATCAACCGCGACCGCCCGCCCGCGCCGCGCGACGCGACGCTGGTGGAGCGGCTCACCGCCGCCGGCGCCGTGTGTCTCGGCGGCCTGAACATGGGCGAATATGCCTATGACTTCACCGGCGAGAATGTGCATGACGGCATTTCGCGCAACCCGCACGCCATCGGCCACATGGCCGGCGGTTCGTCCGGTGGTTCCGGCGCGGCGGTGGGCGGCAAGCTGGTGCCGCTCTCCCTCGGCTCGGACACCAATGGCTCGATCCGCGTGCCCGCCTCCTTCTGCGGCATTTTCGGCCTGAAGCCGACCTATGGCCGGCTGTCGCGCGCCCGCAGCTTCCCCTTCGTGGCGAGCCTCGATCATCTCGGCCCCTTCGCGCGCAATGTCGGCGACCTCGCCGCGAGCTATGACGCGCTGCTCGGCCCCGACGCGGATGACCCGGCGCTGGCCGACATGCCGGCGGAGCCAGTGCTGGAGCGACTGGACGCGCCGGGCGATCTCAAGGTCGCCGTGCTTGGCGGCTGGTTCGCGCGGCAGGGCTCATTGCAAACCTATGCGGCGGTGGCCGCCGCCGCGCGGGCGCTCGGTGCCACGCGCTCGGTGGAATTGCCGGAGGTGGAGCGGGCGCGGGCTGCCGCCTATCTCATCACCATGGCCGAGGGCGCGGCGCTGCATCTCGACCGCATGCGCACGCGGCCGGGCGATTTCGACCCGGCGGTGCGCGAGCGGCTGCTGGCCGGCGCGGTGCTGCCGGCCGCGTGGATCGCGCGGGCGCAGATCCTGCGCCGCTGGTTCCGCGAGCGGGCGCTGGAACTGTTCGCCGATCATGACGTGCTGATCGCCCCCGCTTCGCCCGTGCCAGCGCCGAAGAGCGGGCAGGTGACCTTCGTGCTCGACGGGCGCGAGATGCTGGTGCGGCCAAATATCGGCATCTACACCCAGCCCATCTCTTTCATTGGCCTGCCGGTGGTCGCCGCGCCCATCCCGCTCAATGAGCGTCTGCCGGTGGCGGTGCAGCTCATCGCCGCGCCCTGGCGCGAGGACGCGGCGCTGAAGGCGGCGCGGGTGCTGGAGCGCGCTGGTGTCGCCGTCGCGCCCGAGCCGGCGGTGTAG
- the dmeF gene encoding CDF family Co(II)/Ni(II) efflux transporter DmeF, whose translation MHAPTPAALQPAGPLSDRHAHNFLGDGHRRHERRTWIVIAITASVMVLEIVAGSLFGSMALLADGWHMSTHAAAMLITALAYRYATRHANDPRFSFGTGKVGDLAAFASAVVLAIVAILIGWESALRLTAPVSIDFNEAMAVAAFGLVVNLVCAWLLRDDHDHLHGHGHGHGGHHGHGHDHHDHHAEAHGHAHHAAHDHDEHHAHDEADHAHSHHSGHDHGHPHAANPTTPAARPRDNNLRAAYLHVLTDAMTSVFAILALLGGSLYGFLWLDPVIGIVGALVVARWSFGLLRDTAGVLLDFTPRAGLPQTIRATLEEQGAEVTDLHVWQVGPGHHAAVVALRSATPRAPAAYKHELEHIEGLSHVTVEVNPAEARAA comes from the coding sequence ATGCACGCCCCCACCCCCGCCGCGCTGCAACCCGCCGGCCCGCTGTCCGACCGCCACGCCCACAACTTCCTCGGCGACGGTCACCGCCGCCATGAGCGCCGCACCTGGATCGTCATCGCCATCACCGCGAGCGTCATGGTGCTGGAGATCGTTGCCGGCTCGCTGTTCGGCTCCATGGCGCTGCTGGCCGATGGCTGGCACATGTCGACCCACGCCGCCGCCATGCTGATCACCGCGCTGGCCTATCGCTACGCGACGCGGCACGCCAATGATCCGCGCTTCAGCTTCGGCACCGGCAAGGTGGGCGACCTCGCCGCCTTCGCCAGCGCCGTGGTTCTCGCCATTGTGGCGATCCTGATCGGCTGGGAGAGCGCCCTGCGCCTCACCGCGCCCGTCTCCATCGACTTCAACGAGGCGATGGCCGTCGCCGCCTTCGGTCTGGTGGTGAACCTCGTCTGCGCCTGGCTGCTGCGCGACGACCACGACCATCTGCACGGTCACGGGCATGGTCATGGGGGGCATCACGGTCACGGCCACGACCACCACGATCATCATGCCGAGGCCCACGGCCACGCTCACCATGCCGCGCACGATCATGACGAGCATCACGCACATGACGAGGCAGACCATGCGCACAGCCATCATAGCGGGCATGACCATGGCCACCCGCACGCCGCAAACCCGACGACGCCCGCCGCGCGCCCGCGGGACAACAATCTGCGTGCCGCCTATCTGCACGTGCTGACCGACGCGATGACCTCGGTCTTCGCCATCCTCGCTCTGCTCGGCGGCAGCCTTTACGGCTTCCTCTGGCTCGATCCGGTGATCGGCATCGTCGGTGCGCTGGTCGTCGCCCGCTGGTCCTTCGGCCTGCTGCGCGACACGGCCGGCGTGCTGCTCGATTTCACCCCGCGCGCCGGCCTGCCGCAGACCATCCGCGCGACGCTGGAGGAGCAGGGCGCCGAGGTGACGGACCTTCATGTCTGGCAGGTCGGCCCCGGTCATCACGCCGCGGTGGTGGCGCTGCGCAGCGCGACGCCGCGCGCGCCGGCCGCCTACAAGCACGAGCTCGAGCATATTGAAGGGCTCTCGCACGTCACCGTCGAGGTAAACCCGGCGGAGGCCCGCGCGGCCTGA
- a CDS encoding metal/formaldehyde-sensitive transcriptional repressor, producing the protein MSHTIKEKSRLLARVRRIRGQVEAVERALEAELGCADVLQLVASVRGAMNGLTVELIEDHMRHHVVDPATDTDRDRARGAAELMDVIRTYLK; encoded by the coding sequence ATGTCCCACACCATCAAGGAAAAGTCCCGTCTGCTGGCACGTGTGCGACGCATTCGCGGCCAGGTCGAAGCGGTCGAGCGGGCATTGGAGGCGGAGCTTGGCTGCGCCGACGTGCTCCAGCTGGTCGCCTCCGTGCGCGGGGCGATGAACGGGCTGACGGTGGAGCTGATCGAGGATCACATGCGCCACCATGTCGTCGATCCCGCGACCGACACCGACCGCGACCGCGCGCGCGGCGCCGCCGAGCTGATGGACGTCATCCGCACCTATCTCAAATAA
- a CDS encoding TIGR02186 family protein: MSAARRLLLALALLLAPASLALAQTPPPLVLSLSKSRITITSSFSGDSIVLFGVVERAPGEPDRPRDVVVTVRGPEESFVAWRKAQRFGIWVNVDSRAFLAAPSYLAVLSSRDPALMSDADTLRQEQLGLANNRFLQRVGADYADVVPDDPFRQAFLRVKQAEHLYVENKQGVEFIAPHVFRAVIPIPGTAPIGTYQVSVKTFIDGDLESRGLLPLEVAKVDFEQTVATAALDHPWLYGLASALGALAVGFIASVAFRRD, translated from the coding sequence ATGAGCGCCGCCCGCCGCCTGCTTCTCGCCCTCGCCCTGTTGCTGGCACCCGCCAGCCTCGCGCTGGCGCAGACACCGCCCCCGCTGGTGCTCTCGCTGTCGAAATCGCGCATCACCATCACCTCCAGCTTTTCCGGCGACAGCATCGTGCTGTTCGGCGTGGTCGAGCGCGCGCCCGGCGAGCCGGACCGCCCGCGCGATGTCGTCGTCACCGTGCGCGGGCCGGAGGAGAGCTTCGTCGCCTGGCGCAAGGCGCAGCGTTTCGGCATCTGGGTCAATGTCGACAGCCGCGCTTTCCTGGCCGCGCCGTCCTATCTCGCCGTGCTGAGCAGCCGCGATCCGGCGCTGATGTCGGACGCCGACACGCTGCGGCAGGAGCAGCTGGGCCTCGCCAATAACCGCTTCCTCCAGCGGGTCGGCGCCGACTACGCGGATGTCGTGCCGGATGACCCGTTCCGGCAGGCATTCCTGCGGGTCAAGCAGGCCGAGCACCTCTATGTGGAGAACAAGCAGGGCGTGGAATTCATCGCCCCGCATGTGTTCCGCGCAGTCATCCCGATCCCCGGCACCGCCCCGATCGGCACCTATCAGGTCTCGGTGAAGACCTTCATCGACGGCGATCTTGAAAGCCGAGGCCTGCTGCCGCTGGAAGTCGCCAAGGTCGATTTCGAGCAGACGGTCGCCACCGCCGCGCTCGACCATCCTTGGCTCTATGGCCTCGCAAGCGCGCTGGGCGCCCTCGCCGTCGGCTTCATCGCCAGCGTCGCCTTCCGCCGCGACTGA